ATGGTGCCGAAGGGGGGAGTCGAACCCCCATGTCCTTGCGAACACTAGACCCTGAACCTAGCGTGTCTACCAATTCCACCACTTCGGCATTTAGGACGACATCACTTGCATGTATGAATGACAATTGTTTATACTACAAAAGGTAGGCATGGGTGTCAAATCTTTTTTATTGACAATGGCATGCCAACTTAGCTATAACTGTCAGGTTAGTTATCATCTGAGAGAATGGGGGAATACTATGAAGGTCATTTTAAAAGAAGATGTCAAAGGCTTAGGCAAACTTGGGGAGATAGTAGAAGTATCCAGCGGCTATAGCAGAAACTTCCTGATTCCGCAGAAGAAGGCGGTAGAGGCTACACCTCACAATATCAAGACAGTGGAACAAAAGAAGAAGGAACTCGAAGAAAAGATGAAGCAAAACCTGCACGCTATTGAAGAAATGTCAAAGAAGATGGGTGAGTTGTCAGTTACCATAGCAAGACAGGTTGGTGAAGGTGAAAAAATGTTTGGTTCTGTGACTACTGCTGATATTGCCGAAGCCATCACAAAGGAAGGCATGACTATAGATAAACACCAGGTAGTTCTTGAAAAACCTATAAAAGAACTCGGGCTCTTCCACGTCCCGGTTAAACTTCATCCGGAAGTTTCTGCTGAAGTCAAGGTGTGGATCGTTAAGCAGTGATTAAGTCCTGACTGAGACCTTATCGTAGCTCCTGAACGGTCCGTTTGATGAAGCTCCACATTCATTGTTCAACAAACGGAAAGTTATGATTTAAACAGACAGACAAACATAGTTTATACACAGGCTCTAATTAGTTGAGCCTTTATAATCACCCCTCATCAGGCGGATACACCACACCTTGTGACTGAAAATTCACCTGACTTACCTGACTTCGGCCGCCCGGAGTGTGGCTTTCCCTGATATCGGTTTCAACTTCTGTTATTTTGTGAGCTGCTTTGCCCATCTTGCATTGTTGACATAAATTGACCCATTGGAATATATTGAAATGGATGATATTGATAAAATCCTACTTGAATCTCGAAATATTGCTGTAGTCGGGATATCCAATAAACTTGGCAGGCCCAGCCTGACAGTGGCAAGCTATCTGAAGGGGCAGGGTTACAGGATTATACCTGTGAATCCAACTATCCAGGATGTGAATGGAGAAAAAAGTTATCCTGATCTTACATCCATCCCTGAAAAAGTTGACGTTGTAGATATATTCAGAAAGCCGGAGGATGTCCTTCCTGTGGTGGAAGAGGCTATAAGGATCGGGGTAAAGGCGATATGGATGCAGGAAGGAATTGTAAATGAGGAGGCAGCGGGCAAGGCACGAGCGGCTGGTTTGCATGTAGTAATGGACAAATGTATGTTGAAAGAGCATTCGCGGTTGAAACGAGAGGGCAGAATATAAGGACCATGTAGATGTCATTCCCGCTTATGCGGGAATCCAGAACGATGACTTAATTCTGGATTCCAACTTTCGTAGGAATGACAGGCAGTCAGGAGCATTTTAGAGTAAATAATGAATAAACTTGATGTCAGTAAGATCCTGGAGGAGATAGGCATCCTCCTTGAGCTTAAAGGCGAAAATCCCTTTAAATTCAGGGCGTATCATAATGCAGCAGTATCTGTTGAGGCGCTTGAAGAAGATTTGGATAAGGCCATCGAAGATGGCACTCTTGCGGAACAGAAGGGTATAGGAAAGGGTCTGTATGAAAAGATAGTTGAGCTCAATCGCACTGGCCGCCTTAAATACTACGACGACCTTAAAAAGGAGCTCCCTGCCGGTCTTCTGGAGATCATACGGATTCCTGGTGTTGGTCCAAAAAAGGCAAAGGCACTTTTCGATGAACTTGGAATATCTACTGTAGGTGAGCTTGAGTATGCCTGCATTGAAAACAGGCTCGTTGGTCTTCATGGTTTTGGTGAAGCTACTCAGGAGAAGATATTAAAAGGGATAGAGTATTACAGGAAGGGGATGGGACATCACCTTTTTAATGTTGCCCTGAAGGACGCTGAACGACTTCTTTCTTTACTGGATAAGAATAAGGATGTCAAGATGAGCAGTATTGCCGGAAGTATCAGACGCAGAAAAGAGGTTATCAAGGATATAGATATTGTGGCAAGTGCCAGACACAAGAGTGCAGAATCGGTCATGGACTTCTTTACTACCCTTCCTGATGTCCAATCCATTACAGGTAAAGGTGATACCAAATCAAGCGTTATTCTTAACAGTGGTATAAATGCTGATCTTAGAATTGTTTCTGACAGCGAGTACCCTTTTGCTCTCCATTACTTCACGGGCAGCGCCGAACACAATACTGCGATGCGCAGCCGTGCAAAGAAATTCGGCCTCAAATTGAACGAATATGGTCTCTTTAAGGGAGAAGATTCTTTACCATGTAAGAGTGAGGAGGAGATATTCAAGGCCCTCGGACTCATGTACATTCCCCCTGAGTTGAGAGAGGATAAGGGGGAGATCGAGGCAGCAGAACAGGGCAGCATACCAGAGCTAATTGAATCCGATGATATAAAAGGGATTTTCCATGTGCATACTACATACAGTGATGCAAACATGACACTGCATGAGGCTGTGACTCTGGCAAAGGGGGCAGGTTATCAGTATATAGGCATCACAGATCATAGTAAATCTGCATACTATGCAGGAGGTCTCACTGAAGAAAAATTGCGTGCGCAGCATGATGAGATTGACGAATTAAACAGCAAGCTAAAAGACTTCTATATATTTAAGGGAATAGAGTGTGAGATACTCTCTGATGGTTCCCTTGACTACAATGATGAAATACTATCCAAATTCGATTTTGTGATTGCCTCGGTTCACAGCGGATTCAATATGAGCGAAGAGGTGATGACTGAGAGGATTATCACGGCGATATCTAATCCATATACAACCATGCTCGGTCATCCTACAGGGCGTCTGCTCCTCTCAAGAGAAGGTTATAAGGTGGACATCTACAAAGTTATAGATGCTGCTGCAGAACATGGTGTTGCAATTGAAATAAACGCCCACCCCTACAGGTTGGATCTGGACTGGAGGTACTGTAAGTATGCAAAGGAGCGGGGAGTAAAGATCAGCATTAACCCTGATGCCCACCATGCAGAAGATATCGCCAATGTCTCATATGGAGTCGGAATAGCAAGAAAGGGCTGGCTTACAAGAAAAGATGTATTAAACACCATGACTCTTGGAGAAATTAAGAAGAAATTTGCTCTGGGGAATGAAAATAATCCCCCTTACTCCCCCTTTTTCAAAGGGGGAAATTAGTTACCCCCCTATAGAAAAGGGGGGTCAGGGGGGATTTGAAAGGCTATTTTAGGGTGAATAAACATGAAAATATATGACATATCCGTTACAATATCCCCTGACCTGCCTGTTTGGCCCGGCGACCCCCCGGTCAGCATAGAGCGTGTAGCAAAGATTGAAGACGGGGCAAACGCCAATGTCTCCAGGATTGCAATGGGAGTACATACCGGTACGCACGTGGATGCACCATTTCATTTCCTCACTGATGGCGCTACAGCAGAACAACTCCCTCTTGATTTGCTCACAGGTCCTGCCTATGTCCTTGAACTACCAGGCGTGAAAGTTATCACATCATCTGTATTGAAACAGGCTTCAATACCCTCCGGAACGCTCCGTCTCCTGATAAAGACAGACAACTCCGGATACTGGAAGGACAGCGGGGCAACTTTTCAAACCGGTTTTACTGGTATCAACTCTGACGGTGCTGAGTTTCTTGTAAATCTTGGAGTAAAATTGATTGGAATGGATTACCTGTCAGTAGCGCCTTATAAGCAAAGCCGGCCTACTCACTTAGCCCTGCTTAACGCCGGCGTTGTGATCATTGAGGGCTTGAATCTGTCGGAAATTACCCAGGGATATTTTACCTTATACTGCCTCCCAATCAAACTGGCGGGATGTGACGGTGCACCGGCACGGGCCATATTGATAAGCGACTGACGTCTTTACCTCAAGGCAAAGGGAATTATCAAGTTAACTACTTCGCAGGTGTTATGCTTGCATCTTCAATAATGGCATCATAAATGTAGCCGGCGCCAAAGTCTTTACCTACGGCAAGTGTTCCGGTAATGATTACTTTGTCTCCGATTTTGACAATGTCCTGTGTTGTTGCAGTTAAATCATTGGTGCCGGGTTTTCCGCTTCCGTCTTTTATGTGAACCCAGTTCTTCCCCATGATGCCGCTGTTGAATTTTACAACTTCTCCCTTTATTGTGATCCTCTTGCCCTTGAGTGCGTCCTTACCGGCAAAGACCTCTTCAATCTTCTTTATATCTCTGGCTGCTGCAGAATGCTCTGCTTCTGCTGAGTAGACATTGTTTATGGTCCCTGCGCTCAAGACGGCTGTTAACGATAAGACGACAATTAAATTCGATTTCATCTGGTATCCTCCTGAATTTCCGGGTTGTTTCATATCAGTTATGCAGATTCATCTGATTAAAGTAGCATGAGGAGATTATCATAGCAATTGATTTTTATTAATATGCATAAGATTACCTGAAATTCCCCGTATTGACAGCCCTCCTCATAGGGTTATAGAATACCCGTCTATGTCTGTAAAATATGACCATAAAGAAATAGAGCCAAGGTGGCAGCAATACTGGGAAGACAGTGGCACTTTTAAGGTGACAGAGGACTCCTCTAAGCCCAAATACTACTGCCTTGAGATGTTTCCGTATCCTTCAGGCAGGATACATATGGGGCATGTTCGGAACTATTCCATCGGAGATGTGATTGCGCGGCATAAGACCATGCGCGGTTTTAATGTATTGCACCCGATGGGCTGGGATTCATTCGGGCTTCCTGCAGAAAATGCGGCAATAGAAAAGGGTGTTCATCCTGCCGTATGGACAAGTCAAAATATAGCGTACATGAAACATCAATTGAAGAGGATGGGGCTGTCTTATGACTGGGGGCGCGAGATTACCACCTGTGAGCCTGCTTATTATAAGTGGAATCAATGGTTTTTTCTAAAGATGTATGAAAAAGGGCTTGCGTATAAGCGGAGGTCGAGCGTGAACTGGTGCGGTTCATGTGAGACTGTCCTTGCCAATGAACAGGTTGTTGATGAAAGCTGCTGGCGCTGCAGCTCAGCTGTTGAGCAAAAAAACCTGGAACAGTGGTTTTTTAAAATAACGCATTATGCTGAAGAACTGCTGTCAGGATGTGACAACCTTCCGGGGTGGCCGGAGCGGGTACTGACCATGCAGAGGAACTGGATTGGAAAGAGTGTGGGTGTTGAAATTGACTTCCCCCTTGCAGACAGTAATATCCCTGTCAGGATATTTACCACAAGGCCGGATACATTATTCGGCGCTACGTTTATGAGCCTTGCCCCTGAACATCCTCTGGTTAATGAACTTATTCGGGGGACTGAGACTGAGACCGGTGTCAGGGATTTCATAGAGCGTGTGAAGCGCCAGGATAAGATCGTCCGGACCTCTGCAGATGTGGAGAAGGAAGGGGTGTTTACAGGACGATACGCCATAAACCCGCTTACCAGGGAAAAGATACCTGTATGGGTTGCGAACTTTGTTCTGGTTGAGTATGGAACAGGATCCATAATGGCTGTGCCTGCACATGATCAGAGGGATTATGAATTCGCAGGGAAATATAAGATCCCAAAGAGGGTTGTAATCCAGAATAATGAGGGGACACTCTCTGTTGATTCAATGACAGCGGCATATACGGAGGAGGGGGTCCTTGTAAATTCCGGACAATTCAGCGGAGTTAAGTCTTCTGAAGCCATTGGACTGATTGCAGCATACATTGAAAAAGAGGGAATGGGCAAATGCACTGTTAATTACAAGATCCGTGACTGGGGTGTTTCAAGACAACGCTACTGGGGGACACCAATACCTGTTATTTACTGTGACAAATGCGGGACTGTACCAATACCGGAAAATGAACTTCCGGTATTGCTGCCCAAAGATGTTGCATTTACAGGAAAGGGGGGCTCACCGCTGCTCCAATCGAGGGAGTTTATAGAAACCAGGTGCCCGGCTTGTGACGGGGATGGAAGACGGGAGACAGATACCATGGATACATTCGTTGATTCGTCGTGGTATTTCCTCCGTTACTGCTCACCACATTCGGACAAATTCCCTTTTAACAGCAATCATATCTCTTACTGGATGAATGTAGACCAGTATATTGGAGGCATTGAACACGCAGTACTCCATTTGCTCTATTCAAGGTTCGTTACGAGGGTAATTCGAGACCTTGGTCTTATACAAAACGATGAACCATTCATGAACCTCCTTACGCAGGGTATGGTCATAAAAGACGGAGCAAAGATGTCCAAGTCCAAAGGTAATGTCGTTGATCCCGATTATATTATTGAGACCTTCGGCGCTGATACTGCGAGGCTTTTTTCATTGTTTGCCGCACCGCCTGAAAAAGATCTCGACTGGAATGACAGGGGAGTAGAGGGTGCCCACAGATTCCTGTCACGAATATACAGAAAGGTAGCGGAATTGGCGCCGTTCTTCAATGGTCTCCCCGATTCATGCCCGGAGGGAGAACTGCCTGCTGATTTAAAAAATCTCAGAAAAGCGGTGCATCAGACTATCAAGAAGGTTACAGATGATATTGATGTATTCCATTTCAACACGGCAATAAGTTTTATCATGGAACTGGTCAACAATATTTACCTTGTTCCTGTTGATGGACGTACCGGGGATAAGGTATTCCTTTTTGCCATGAAAGAGGCCATGGATAACGTTGTCCTTCTATTGTCCCCCTTTGCCCCTCACATCTCTGAGGAGATGTGGACTATGCTTGGTCATGAACCTTCTGTATTAAAATACAAATGGCCTTCCTGCAGTGACGAGATAGCTTCTGAAGAGGAGAGGATTATTATCATACAGGTAAATGGCAAGGTCAGGAGTAAGATTATGGTGCCAGCAGGTTCAGGGGAAGAGGAAATAAGGGAAAAAGCACTCTCGGATGAAAGGCTAAAGAGTTTTCTTGGTGACAAAACTCCAAAAAAGGTATTTGTTGTACAAGGTAAACTGGTGAATATAGTTATATAAAAATGGGTTCACAAAGGAAGCTAATAATACCTTCCCCTTCAAGGGGAGGGAAAGGGTGGGGATGGGTTTGCCTCTTCTTATGCTCTTTCTTACTCCTCACGGCATGCGGATACCATATGGCCGGCACAGGCGGTCATCTTAAAACCGGTGTCAAATCGCTTTTTATCCCTGTCTTTGAAAATAAGACCATGGAACCTATCATAGAGGAGGATCTTACGGTCGCAGTTGTAAGGGAATTTCTGAAGGATGGGAGGATAGAGGTTGTTGACAAATCAAAGGCGGATATGATTTTAAAGGGGAGTGTTGTTTCCTATAAAGAAACACCTGTCTCCTTTGACGCCTCATATATTGTTGAATACCGGGTAACTGTAACAACACATTTAATTCTACAGGAGAATACCCCCCTCCAGATCGGGGAAAGTAAAGGACCAGTTCCTTCAGTCAATCCTCTCTGGGAAAAGGACATTACTTCAACTGCAGAATATAAGGTCAGCAGTGATGTCATGGTCACAAGGGTCTCAAAGCTTTCAGCGCTTAGAGAGATTGCAAGAAACCTCTCTGAGGAAGCAGCAGACAGGGTATTATTGGGATGGTAGTTGATAAGTTATCCGGAGGTGGTGTGTGGCTGGAATAAGTTATACAGAATTCTCAGGACGTTTCAAGGGGATTAAGCCTTCCCCTGTCTATTTATTTACAGGCGGGGAGCAGCTCTTTATTGATGAAGGGGTACAACTTGTAAGTGATAGATTGCTTGATAAAGGAATCCGGGAGTTTAATTACGATATTTTATCTGCTTCAGATGTAAAGGCCGCAAACGTTATAGGGATTGCTGAGACACTCCCTGTAATGACCAGCTACAGGGTTGTTGTATTAAAAAATGTTGATGAATGGACGTCAAAAGAGAGGGAGAGCCTTATTTCTTATATTAATAACCCTTCTCCCACTACCTGCCTGATCCTTACAGCCGTAAAACTGGACAAACGCGAAAAGTTTGCATCTTCGATAGGCAGGAACGGGGTTATGGTACTTTGCCAGCCGCTAATAAAGAATCAGCTTGGAGGCTGGATCAGGCAGGAGGTAAAGCGTTCAGGAATAGCTATAAATGATGATGCTGCCTATATGCTCTCTGAAATGGCAGGCAGCGATATGATGTCGCTCAGGAATGACATTGAGAAGCTTACGCTATATAGCAGGGATAAAAAGACGATATCCCTGAGTGATGTTACAAAGGTATCGAACAATATACGAAGCGTCTCTGTATTTGAGGTTATTAATGCAATATTTGACAGGAGATTGAATGATGCAATCCTGGCCCTGAAGCGGGCGATGGATGAGGGAGAAGCTCCAGTCAAGATATTCTTTTTCATTACTAAGGAAGTCAGGACAATGCTGAAGGCCAATGTACTGATCGATGCGGGTGAAAAACCTGACAAGGCTGCGATTCACGCCGGCGTACCCCCTTTTAAGGCCGGAGAGTTTTCTCAGCGCCTGAAGAAGTTTACGGGGAAGGAGCTGAACAAAATATTTGAGAGCCTGATTGAGACAGACAGCCTTTTAAAAGGATCAGCAATCAAACCGGCTATTGTATTGGAAAAACTCTTGTTAACTGTTTGCGGATTTGTTAACGCGGGTGGTAAGCCTTGAAACAATCCTGCTGGCCTTGTTCTTGTGGATAAGGCCCTTGCCGGCAACTTTATCAATATAGGCAGTCGCTAACCTGAGATTTTCCTTACTATCCTGAGTCTCCTTATCTTCTGCAGATGTTACAACCTTCTTAACCAGTGTCTTCAAGGTAGACATAGCTGCCTTATTTCTAAGTCTTTTTTTCTCTGACTGCTTTGCCCTCTTAAGGGCTGATTTATGTCTTAATGCCACTTTATCATTCTCCTTTTATATTATTAAGTAGACATATCTTGTAACATGAAATATATTTGTCTGTCAAGTGAAGAAGAAGCAATGAGTGGAAAGCAATGAGCAATGAGTAGACGATAGCGATGTGAATCCCCCTTAATCCCCCTTTTTCAAAGGGGGAAATAATCTACCCCCCTTTAGAAAAGGGGGGTCAGGGGGGATTTGAAAAGGGATTTCAGGATGAATAACCAGGAAAAGGTTGCAAAGGCAGCGGCGGTGATGGGTGTCACTACCCTGATCAGCAGGATCTTCGGATTTGTCCGTGACATGGTAGTGGCATGGGCTTTCGGTGCGGGAATGGTAGCAGATGCATTTTACGTTGCATACCGCGTCCCTTCACTTTTAAGGGAGCTTTTTGCAGAAGGCTCCATTTCAGCCGCCTTCATCCCGGTTTTCACCAGGCATCTCAATGAAGAGGGTCGGGAAGAGGCGCAGCGGCTTGCAAGGGCAACCTTTACAGCCCTTATAGTCATACTTACAATAGTAACTATCATAGGGATAATTGCGGCGCCGTCTGTAGTCTCGGTAATCGCCCCTGGTTTTCACTCGGCATCAGGGGGCAAGTTCGACTTAACGGTACAACTCACCCGTATAATGTTCCCGTATCTCCTGTTTGTCTCCCTCGCTGCCCTTGCAATGGGGATTTTAAACACCCTTGGCTCATTTGCCATACCTTCACTATCTTCGATAATGCTTTCGATATTCATGATAACTGGTGTATATGTCTTCGCCCCCCGTTTCAGCGTCCCTATTTATGGTCTTGCCACAGGCGTTCTGCTCGGAGGTATTTGTCAGTTTGCCTTTCAATTACCCTCATTATCACGTCGAAAAATGACCCTCGGGTGGTATTTTAATCCAACTCACCCCGGAGTAATCCAGATAGGGAAGTTGATCGTACCTATGATCCTTGGACTTTCAGTAACACAGGTAAACATATTTGTAAATACAGTCCTTTCATCCTTATTAAAGGAGGGGAGCATTACCTACTTATACTATGGCATCAGGCTTATTCATTTCCCACTAGGCATATTTGGAGTGGCCATGGCATCAGCAGTGCTTCCGACGCTATCGGCTGCAGCGGTCAGGAGAGATTATGATGAGATGCGAAAGACCTATTCATTTGCGATCAGATTAATACTCTTCATAACACTGCCGGCGATGGCAGGCCTGATCGTCCTCCGGATACCGATAATAAGCGTACTGTTTCAGTCACGGGCCTTTGATTACGCGGCAACTATCGGGACTGCAGATGCACTTTTATATTATTCAGTGGGTCTATGGGCATTTACAGGGACCAGGATTACTGCCCAGGCATTCTACTCTTTGCAGGACACCAAAACCCCTGTGAAGGCAGCATCAATAGCAGTGGCTGTAAACATCATAGTCTCCTTGCTTCTTATGGGACCACTTCAGCATGGCGGCCTTGCCCTCGCAACTTCAATGGCATCCATGGCAAACCTCTCTGTTCTTATCTGGGCATTAAGGAAGAGGCTGGGGAGACTGCATCTTATGGAGATCATCCATTCAATGAAGAAGGTAGTGCCGGCAACACTGGTTATGGGAGTCATCGCGTGGCTGATCACCAGAGGGGATATCTGGGCATCAAATGGTCCGTCATCAACAAAAATAGGTTTATTGTTCGGCAGTATATTAATAAGTTCCATTTCCTATATACTGATACTCTATCTGTTAAAAAGCAAAGAGCTGATTTTCCTCTGGGAAATGGCAGTCAGGCGAGTTAAATAGGAGTTAAATAGGGACAGCGCCTATTTAACTGCAACGACCGGATACCGCGCCGATAATCTTATCAGAGACTCTCATTATAATGACCAGTAACCGATAGTAACGTAGACGATATTCCCTTGTCTAAAAACCGCAAAGAGGAGCTGGATTTATGTCTCACTCAAGCACAATAAGTAGTCTATGTAAATTATTTCTGTTGTTTATTATGTTTTCCTTCATCACTTCCTGCGATAAGAATTTACAGGGTAAAGCTGAAGTCGTAAAGAAACCTGAAGTAAGCGTAGGCCGTCTGATTTGCGGTGGACATCTCCCTTTGTCCGTTGCTGAGAAGAAGTTCCAGGATGATCTTACTACTTTTCGTCTCAAAACTGTCCAAAACCATGACTGGGACGCAGTAATGAAGGACTTGAAAGCCGGCAGGCTGTCAGGGACTTTCATTATATCACCCCTGGCTATGAAATTGATCCGTGATGGTTTTCCTGTCAAGATCGTACTCAAGGCCGACAGAAACGGTAATGGCTTTATTCTCTCTAATAAGATAAAGTCCATAGATGCACTTAATGACATGAAGACTATCATTGCAGTGCCTCACATCTATTCCCAGCACAATGTCTTACTGCACATGGTATTGAAACAACACAGGGTCTCCCTTGATAAAGTCACAATAATAGGAATGCCTCCGCGAGACATGATAAACTCCCTGCGTCAAGGTGAAATCGATGGTTTCATGATAGGTGAACCGGAAGGAAACAAGTCCGTCGAGATCGGTGTGGGTTGGATGGCAGCAATCTCCCCTGAGATATGGAAAGACCACATGGATCATGTGCTCATTGCCACAGACCAGTTCATCAAAGAGCACCCCGAACAACTTCAGGAACTCATAAATGCCCTCGTAAAAAGCGGACAGTATATAGAGTCACATCCACATGAAGCAGCCGTAATAGGGGAAGATTATACCGGCTCCAATGCCTCAGTCTTTGAAAAGGTACTGACTACACCACCTGACTGGATAGACTACTCAGATATGGTACCGACAATAGAAGATCTTCGTGCAATGTCACAGAAGTTAGTCAATATGGGTCTCTGGAAAGAACAACCGGAGAATTTAGCTTCCTTTATGGATACCCGATTTGTCGAAAAGGCAGTATCCGTAAACAAATGAGTAAAATATTTTCATAATGAAGTTTAAGTTATCCCTAAAATATTCATGGTATGGACTAATTGGACTTGTGGGTTTGCTGCCCGCACTTATCATATTAGTGTTGGTTGTTCTCAAACTTTATTCTACTTTTCTTGAGAATGCGCTGTTAAAGGAAAGACATTTCAATGATGCCGCTGCAATCCAGGTGGGAAACGAAGTCTCACGACTTATCTCCGTATTGAGCCACGAGAGTGATTCCATAGAGTCCGCTTTAGAAAGGGATAGAGATAAGAATTTATTGAATGAACAATTAAGGTCTATCATGAGACGTGCAGAAGCAATCAATTCCCTGCTTATCCTCGGCATTGATGGCAAAATTGTTGCCAGCTTTGATCGTTTCAGATCTGATCGTTTCATTGATAATTATGAATGGCTACTATCCAACGATCTTGTTCCTGACAAACTGTCACCGACCTTTGTCATTCCCATGCACGGGAGAACGTACATCGGTCCAACCACAAATTATGCGGGTTTACAGTTATTTGATATTGCAGTGCCGGTAGGTCCACTTGAACAACCAACAGCTATGCTGCTGGCAAAAGTTGATGCAACAACATTATGGCATACTCTTGAGCCGCGGCTGACGCGGCCAGGAATAATAACATACCTCGTAGACCGGCGCGGGAGTATACTGACTTCACATAGGGATTCAAGGTATGAGGTTGGACATTTGGCGACTAATCTTGATATCATCCGGGCATTGCTTTCAAACAGTGACTGGGATGTGGAAAAGACTTATCAGGGACTAAGCGGAAACAGAGTATTTGGAACAGTTTCAACCATTAAAATAGTTAATTGGGGTGTTATATCCGAAATTCCACAACAGCAAATCACAAAACACATTTACAATATCCTTATCCGAATCACAGCAATCACCGTCGGCTTTCTTTCAATATTCACCTTTTTAGGGCTTGCGTTAGTTAAACGCATTATTAACCCTATAGAATTATTATCATCTGATTTTAAGCGCCCAGGCAACAGGGATTATTCCCCAAGCCAGGCAGTGTCATCCATTAAGGAGCTGCAATCGCTGGCAGACGGCTTTAACCGTATGGTCACAGATATTAAAAAAAATGAGCAACTACTTCACAAATTCAGCCTTGCTGTTGAGCAGAGCCCAAACTCAGTAGTTATAACCGACACCGATGGCATAATAGAATATGTCAATCCAAAGTTTACAAGATTGACAGGATATACAAGTAAAGAGGTTAACGGGCAGAGTCCTAATATCTTAAAATC
The window above is part of the Nitrospirota bacterium genome. Proteins encoded here:
- the murJ gene encoding murein biosynthesis integral membrane protein MurJ → MKRDFRMNNQEKVAKAAAVMGVTTLISRIFGFVRDMVVAWAFGAGMVADAFYVAYRVPSLLRELFAEGSISAAFIPVFTRHLNEEGREEAQRLARATFTALIVILTIVTIIGIIAAPSVVSVIAPGFHSASGGKFDLTVQLTRIMFPYLLFVSLAALAMGILNTLGSFAIPSLSSIMLSIFMITGVYVFAPRFSVPIYGLATGVLLGGICQFAFQLPSLSRRKMTLGWYFNPTHPGVIQIGKLIVPMILGLSVTQVNIFVNTVLSSLLKEGSITYLYYGIRLIHFPLGIFGVAMASAVLPTLSAAAVRRDYDEMRKTYSFAIRLILFITLPAMAGLIVLRIPIISVLFQSRAFDYAATIGTADALLYYSVGLWAFTGTRITAQAFYSLQDTKTPVKAASIAVAVNIIVSLLLMGPLQHGGLALATSMASMANLSVLIWALRKRLGRLHLMEIIHSMKKVVPATLVMGVIAWLITRGDIWASNGPSSTKIGLLFGSILISSISYILILYLLKSKELIFLWEMAVRRVK
- a CDS encoding ABC transporter substrate-binding protein; protein product: MSHSSTISSLCKLFLLFIMFSFITSCDKNLQGKAEVVKKPEVSVGRLICGGHLPLSVAEKKFQDDLTTFRLKTVQNHDWDAVMKDLKAGRLSGTFIISPLAMKLIRDGFPVKIVLKADRNGNGFILSNKIKSIDALNDMKTIIAVPHIYSQHNVLLHMVLKQHRVSLDKVTIIGMPPRDMINSLRQGEIDGFMIGEPEGNKSVEIGVGWMAAISPEIWKDHMDHVLIATDQFIKEHPEQLQELINALVKSGQYIESHPHEAAVIGEDYTGSNASVFEKVLTTPPDWIDYSDMVPTIEDLRAMSQKLVNMGLWKEQPENLASFMDTRFVEKAVSVNK